From one Butyricimonas faecihominis genomic stretch:
- a CDS encoding RagB/SusD family nutrient uptake outer membrane protein, translating into MKRILFVVVVGCFLFSSCGDFLEEYSKDLVYASSCEDLDEIIIGNGYMKRNANQEYAYYRENELYYPYLHVMDDDVEEFLSGAVKMLTNANPAVRYRNFYTWGERPFSDMTGVELVDSDWKRLYEHIGYVNVIISYVKEFESDPEEIRHRIAGEALFLRGWYYYMLVNLYAKPYSKETAGKDLGVPLNITEFIEDKYFSRDPVEKVYEQIVLDLKNAADNLAGIVQPTFYRVNEAAARILLSRVYLYMGEWQLAIDECDKVLALGCKLRDMNGLDEKWLNTVNSPEILFTQGSYAIGGLMNNNLSRYGITGGGRYRVSDELLALYKKYKNDGVVDLRESVFLEPSSSYCPGYFFIRKTPDYSNNRKGSVKVYDACLIRSAEVYLNKAEAQAMLDQPDAISTVKVLMEKRYKDGVLPAIDGLKGKGLVDFIREERRRELTCEGHRWFDLRRYAVSPKYPELKEITHGVYQSAMASLKPGVYDGSYTLKPYGQDNAWVLPIPDYEIIFDRGAMVDNDKREPREKNEN; encoded by the coding sequence ATGAAAAGAATATTATTTGTTGTTGTAGTAGGATGTTTCTTGTTTAGCTCGTGTGGGGATTTTTTGGAAGAGTACTCCAAGGATCTCGTGTACGCCAGCTCTTGCGAGGATTTGGATGAGATTATTATTGGTAACGGGTATATGAAAAGAAATGCGAATCAGGAATATGCCTATTACAGGGAAAATGAACTGTATTACCCGTATTTACACGTGATGGATGACGACGTGGAAGAGTTTCTTTCCGGGGCGGTAAAAATGTTAACAAATGCGAATCCTGCCGTCCGATACCGAAATTTCTACACGTGGGGAGAACGTCCTTTTTCTGATATGACCGGGGTGGAATTGGTTGATTCTGACTGGAAAAGATTATACGAGCATATCGGGTATGTTAACGTGATTATATCTTACGTGAAGGAGTTCGAGAGCGATCCGGAAGAAATTCGCCATCGGATTGCGGGAGAGGCTCTGTTTTTACGCGGGTGGTATTATTATATGTTGGTGAATCTTTACGCTAAACCTTATTCAAAGGAGACGGCAGGAAAGGATTTGGGCGTACCTTTGAACATCACGGAGTTTATCGAGGATAAGTATTTTAGCCGGGATCCGGTGGAGAAGGTGTACGAACAAATTGTTTTGGATTTGAAGAATGCGGCGGATAACTTGGCTGGTATCGTTCAGCCAACTTTTTACAGAGTAAATGAAGCGGCGGCCCGCATCTTGCTAAGTCGGGTTTATTTGTACATGGGGGAATGGCAGTTGGCTATTGACGAGTGTGACAAGGTGTTGGCCTTGGGATGTAAGTTGCGAGACATGAATGGTTTGGACGAAAAATGGTTGAATACGGTGAACTCTCCGGAAATATTGTTTACCCAAGGTAGTTACGCTATTGGAGGGTTGATGAACAATAATCTGTCACGATACGGAATTACGGGTGGTGGACGTTATCGTGTTTCGGATGAACTTCTGGCCTTGTATAAGAAATACAAGAACGATGGCGTGGTTGATTTGCGGGAAAGTGTATTTTTAGAGCCTTCCTCAAGTTATTGTCCGGGATATTTCTTTATCAGGAAGACTCCTGATTATAGTAATAATCGTAAAGGATCGGTAAAAGTTTATGATGCTTGTCTGATTCGTTCTGCCGAGGTTTATTTGAATAAGGCTGAGGCTCAGGCGATGCTGGATCAGCCGGATGCGATAAGTACGGTCAAGGTTTTGATGGAGAAACGTTATAAAGATGGCGTGTTGCCCGCAATAGACGGTTTGAAGGGAAAGGGTTTGGTTGATTTTATCAGGGAAGAACGGCGTCGGGAATTGACTTGCGAGGGGCATCGGTGGTTTGATCTGAGACGTTATGCCGTGTCACCTAAATATCCGGAATTGAAAGAAATCACGCATGGGGTTTACCAGTCCGCGATGGCGAGCTTGAAACCGGGCGTGTATGACGGGAGTTACACGTTGAAACCGTATGGTCAGGATAATGCCTGGGTGTTACCGATACCGGATTACGAGATTATTTTTGATCGAGGGGCTATGGTGGACAACGATAAGCGGGAACCTCGGGAGAAGAATGAAAATTAA